One window of Microtus pennsylvanicus isolate mMicPen1 chromosome X, mMicPen1.hap1, whole genome shotgun sequence genomic DNA carries:
- the LOC142840342 gene encoding uncharacterized protein LOC142840342 yields the protein MARKYFYFDYDFYRVNFYEEEIMTEPEKTVAYTINSGSFDQGVIEALNNLFCEGQKSSVDDHSYQDWDISNSQDIEQEEMEMAMNMVEASEQPLVKIRQKPYIFTPGQLWELRAVFEETQYPDAIRRRELAELMNVDEQKVKDWFNNKRAKLRKNQRAILRKKHSPAINDNLDMKTLVETKNIFILQEQVGDGLFWCRRKFVAHTGQDIPTFLSLY from the exons ATGGCCCGCAAGTACTTCTACTTCGACTATGACTTTTACCGGGTGAACTTCTATGAGGAAGAAATAATGACTGAACCTGAGAAAACAGTGGCCTACACGATAAACAGTGGCAGCTTTGACCAGGGAGTCATAGAGGCCCTGAATAATCTGTTCTGTGAGGGCCAGAAGAGCTCTGTCGACGACCACAGCTACCAGGACTGGGATATAAGTAACAGCCAAGACATTGAgcaagaagagatggagatggccATGAACATGGTCGAAGCCAGTGAACAGCCATTAGTCAAGATTCGCCAGAAACCATACATATTCACGCCTGGACAGCTGTGGGAACTGCGAGCAGTCTTTGAAGAAACTCAGTACCCAGACGCCATCAGACG AAGAGAACTGGCAGAGCTCATGAATGTGGATGAACAGAAGGTGAAG GACTGGTTTAACAACAAGAGAGCTAAACTTAGGAAGAACCAGAGGGCAATACTGAGAAAAAAGCATTCCCCTGCTATCAACGACAACCTTGATATGAAGACTCTGGTGGAGACCAAGAACATCTTCATTCTCCAGGAGCAAGTGGGAGATGGGCTCTTCTGGTGTCGCAGGAAGTTTGTCGCCCATACTGGCCAGGATATTCCTACCTTTCTCTCCTTATATTAG